One Corallococcus exiguus DNA segment encodes these proteins:
- the ruvA gene encoding Holliday junction branch migration protein RuvA, protein MIARLRGNVLEKGPEDAVIDVHGVGYRVNLSTVSLGKLPADGQPVDLRIRTVVREDAFELFGFLSPAEEELFQLLNTVSRVGPRMALGVMSGMEVGELIAALSRGETSRLAKIHGVGKKTAERLVLELKEKVRNLHSEGIARGTTPRAPVTSGNKADLVSALLNLGYKQPQAEKAADVVIEQLGPDASFQALFREALKALRSTP, encoded by the coding sequence ATGATCGCCCGGCTGCGTGGCAACGTGTTGGAGAAGGGCCCCGAGGATGCCGTCATCGACGTGCACGGCGTGGGCTACCGCGTGAACCTGTCCACCGTCTCGCTGGGCAAGCTGCCCGCGGACGGCCAGCCGGTGGACCTGCGCATCCGCACCGTGGTGCGCGAGGACGCCTTCGAGCTCTTCGGCTTCCTCTCCCCGGCGGAGGAGGAGCTCTTCCAGCTGCTCAACACTGTGTCCCGCGTCGGTCCGCGCATGGCCCTGGGCGTGATGTCCGGCATGGAGGTGGGCGAGCTCATCGCGGCGCTGTCGCGCGGTGAGACGAGCCGGCTCGCGAAGATCCACGGCGTGGGCAAGAAGACCGCGGAGCGGCTCGTCCTGGAGCTCAAGGAGAAGGTGCGCAACCTCCACTCGGAGGGCATCGCGCGTGGCACCACGCCCCGCGCGCCCGTCACCTCCGGCAACAAGGCGGACCTCGTCTCCGCGCTGCTCAACCTGGGCTACAAGCAGCCCCAGGCGGAGAAGGCCGCGGACGTCGTCATCGAGCAGCTGGGCCCGGACGCCTCCTTCCAGGCCCTCTTCCGCGAAGCACTCAAGGCCCTGCGCTCCACTCCGTGA
- a CDS encoding Fpg/Nei family DNA glycosylase, whose amino-acid sequence MAEVPEVEIIIRDLKQAVVGRRFVGAEVLMPAAVRFASPPDFIANLNGRKVLAAERRAKFMLLTLDDGQTLALHFMLWGELQLRPVGSERPPATLVVLTLEGNEELQLTDTLGYARVALGPTEMLASQLKLEALGPEALDEAFTPEVLAKLLRRRRSPLKTVLLNQRVLAGLGNRDADESMWVAGIDPRRLASSLSPTEVVRLHQGIRDVLEEGLRLRGTQRDLFGVQGQAKHRRNIFGKTGAPCPRCATPVSHLRIGGRNTHWCSHCQPADGAATEAPAQTSLL is encoded by the coding sequence GTGGCGGAAGTCCCTGAAGTCGAAATCATCATCCGAGACCTGAAGCAGGCCGTCGTGGGCCGGCGCTTCGTGGGCGCGGAGGTGCTGATGCCCGCGGCGGTGCGCTTCGCCTCGCCGCCGGACTTCATCGCGAATCTCAACGGCCGCAAGGTGCTCGCGGCGGAGCGGCGCGCGAAGTTCATGCTGCTCACGTTGGATGACGGGCAGACGCTCGCGCTGCACTTCATGCTCTGGGGCGAACTGCAGCTGCGGCCCGTGGGAAGCGAACGGCCTCCCGCGACGCTCGTGGTCCTCACGCTGGAGGGCAACGAGGAACTCCAGCTCACCGACACGCTGGGCTACGCGCGTGTGGCGCTGGGGCCGACAGAGATGCTGGCCTCGCAGCTCAAGCTGGAGGCGCTGGGACCGGAGGCGCTCGACGAGGCCTTCACTCCGGAGGTCCTGGCGAAGCTGCTTCGCCGCAGGCGCAGCCCGCTCAAGACGGTGCTCTTGAATCAGCGCGTGCTCGCGGGGCTGGGCAACCGCGACGCGGACGAGAGCATGTGGGTCGCGGGCATCGACCCCCGGCGGCTCGCGTCGTCGCTGTCCCCGACGGAAGTCGTCCGGCTGCACCAGGGCATCCGCGACGTGCTGGAAGAGGGCCTGCGGCTGCGCGGCACGCAGCGCGACCTGTTCGGTGTGCAGGGGCAGGCGAAGCACCGGCGCAACATCTTCGGCAAGACGGGAGCGCCTTGTCCCCGCTGCGCCACGCCCGTGTCGCACCTGCGCATTGGCGGACGCAACACGCATTGGTGTTCGCACTGCCAGCCCGCGGACGGCGCCGCGACAGAGGCCCCGGCGCAGACGTCACTGCTCTGA
- a CDS encoding response regulator, with protein MVAYLHAAPPPDASMPGGPDALDLQGGAGGWVLLVGDTPRPTVAEALVREGFDSVHVDGARAALARLGVEAGGTLPDAAPMAPKAELPRLVIIDADLPDGDGFSLCGVLRADPKCAHLPVLLMAKCAEEFHRDLAAGVGADEYLVEPVEARDVAMLARLKAGRRGEEDVYDAHTSTLPLGALLRALLSGVRSGRVVLSEDSGALFFRHGLAVDAAFHGERGILAFRRLLCFGSGAYTVTFGPELQRGSFSMDRQFLCEQVEPALERFEQLRVKGLPLAARLTVDFARLAQELPSLPEDVEQVVRLFDGRRTVRAMLLECRFPEALAYEAATRLFMLGVLVPAILVEERERARESAGPPRLFEPALAPDSESEPGRDAS; from the coding sequence ATGGTTGCCTACCTGCACGCCGCACCGCCTCCTGATGCCTCCATGCCCGGAGGTCCCGACGCACTCGACCTGCAGGGTGGGGCCGGGGGCTGGGTGCTGCTCGTGGGTGACACTCCGCGGCCCACGGTGGCGGAGGCGCTCGTCCGCGAAGGCTTCGACTCCGTGCACGTGGATGGGGCACGCGCGGCGCTGGCGCGGCTGGGCGTGGAGGCGGGAGGAACGCTGCCGGACGCGGCGCCCATGGCCCCGAAGGCCGAGCTGCCCCGGCTGGTCATCATCGACGCGGACCTGCCGGACGGCGACGGCTTCAGCCTCTGCGGCGTGCTCCGCGCGGACCCGAAGTGCGCGCACCTGCCGGTGCTGCTGATGGCGAAGTGCGCGGAGGAGTTCCACCGCGACCTCGCCGCGGGCGTGGGCGCGGACGAGTACTTGGTGGAGCCGGTGGAGGCGCGCGATGTGGCGATGCTCGCGCGGCTCAAGGCGGGACGGCGCGGCGAGGAGGACGTCTACGACGCGCACACCTCGACCCTGCCGCTCGGGGCGCTGCTGCGCGCGCTGCTGTCCGGCGTGCGCTCGGGGCGCGTGGTGCTGTCGGAGGACTCCGGCGCTCTCTTCTTCCGCCATGGCCTGGCGGTGGACGCGGCCTTCCACGGCGAGCGCGGCATCCTCGCGTTCCGGCGCCTGCTGTGCTTCGGCTCGGGCGCGTACACGGTGACGTTCGGCCCGGAGCTGCAGCGGGGCAGCTTCTCCATGGACCGCCAGTTCCTGTGCGAGCAGGTGGAGCCAGCCCTGGAGCGCTTCGAACAGCTGCGCGTCAAGGGCCTGCCCCTGGCGGCGCGGCTCACGGTGGACTTCGCCCGGCTCGCGCAGGAGCTGCCCTCGCTGCCGGAGGACGTGGAGCAGGTGGTGCGCCTCTTCGACGGGCGGCGCACCGTGCGCGCCATGCTCCTGGAGTGCCGCTTCCCGGAGGCCCTGGCCTACGAGGCGGCGACCCGCCTGTTCATGCTGGGCGTGCTGGTGCCCGCCATCCTGGTGGAGGAGCGCGAGCGCGCCCGGGAGTCCGCCGGACCGCCCCGCCTCTTCGAGCCCGCCCTGGCTCCCGATTCCGAGTCGGAGCCCGGGCGGGACGCGTCGTGA
- a CDS encoding RtcB family protein translates to MDRTNANYEVMSDEAGRPIKTWTVGVPFEDEAKKQLRNLRGLPFIHKWIAAMPDVHRGYGATVGSVVPTVGAVVPAAVGVDIGCGMIAVRTTLRADQLPDSLRGVRSAIEAAVPHGRTDNGGRNDRGAWKDSPATHTGAWARLAEGYARIVAKHPRIGRGPELAHLGTLGTGNHFIELCVDESDGVWLMLHSGSRGVGNRIGSHFIELAKQDMERFFIRLPDADLAYLPEGTEHFDDYVFAVSWAQDFAAMNRELMLHSAVEALKASGELPPFELSESAVNCHHNYISREHHFGKNCFVTRKGAVRAREGDMGIIPGSMGARSYIVRGKGNADAFHSCSHGAGRAMSREAAKKRFTLEDHEKATAGVECRKDVDVIDETPAAYKSIDAVMAAQADLVEVVHTLKQVVCVKG, encoded by the coding sequence ATGGACCGGACGAACGCGAACTACGAAGTGATGTCGGACGAAGCGGGTCGCCCCATCAAGACGTGGACGGTGGGGGTGCCGTTCGAGGACGAGGCGAAGAAGCAGCTTCGCAACCTCCGTGGCCTGCCCTTCATCCACAAGTGGATCGCCGCGATGCCGGACGTGCACCGCGGTTACGGCGCGACGGTCGGGAGCGTGGTGCCCACGGTGGGCGCGGTGGTGCCGGCGGCGGTGGGCGTGGACATCGGATGCGGGATGATCGCCGTGCGCACGACGCTGCGCGCGGATCAGCTGCCGGACTCGCTGCGCGGGGTGCGCTCGGCCATCGAGGCGGCGGTTCCGCACGGCCGTACGGACAACGGCGGCCGGAATGACCGTGGCGCGTGGAAGGACTCGCCCGCGACGCATACCGGTGCCTGGGCCCGCCTGGCGGAAGGGTACGCCCGTATCGTCGCGAAGCATCCTCGCATCGGCCGCGGGCCGGAGCTGGCGCACCTGGGAACGCTGGGTACGGGTAACCACTTCATCGAGCTGTGCGTCGATGAGTCGGACGGCGTGTGGCTGATGCTGCACTCGGGGTCGCGCGGCGTGGGTAACCGCATCGGAAGCCACTTCATCGAGCTGGCGAAGCAGGACATGGAGCGCTTCTTCATCCGCCTGCCGGACGCGGACCTGGCGTACCTGCCGGAAGGGACGGAGCATTTCGACGACTACGTGTTCGCGGTGAGCTGGGCGCAGGACTTCGCGGCGATGAACCGCGAGCTCATGCTGCACTCGGCGGTGGAGGCCCTGAAGGCGAGCGGTGAGCTGCCTCCGTTCGAGCTGTCCGAGTCCGCGGTGAACTGCCACCACAACTACATCTCGCGCGAGCACCACTTCGGAAAGAACTGCTTCGTGACCCGCAAGGGCGCGGTGCGGGCGCGTGAAGGCGACATGGGAATCATCCCCGGCAGCATGGGGGCCCGTTCCTACATCGTCCGTGGGAAGGGAAACGCGGATGCCTTCCACTCGTGCAGCCACGGCGCGGGCCGGGCGATGTCGCGTGAAGCGGCGAAGAAGCGCTTCACGCTGGAGGACCACGAGAAGGCGACCGCGGGCGTGGAGTGCCGCAAGGACGTGGACGTGATTGACGAGACGCCGGCCGCGTACAAGTCCATCGACGCCGTGATGGCCGCGCAGGCGGACCTGGTGGAGGTCGTCCACACGCTGAAGCAGGTGGTGTGCGTGAAGGGATAG
- the ruvC gene encoding crossover junction endodeoxyribonuclease RuvC has protein sequence MRVLGVDPGSRFMGFGVVEEKKGKLVHLGHGVIKVVESAPLAERLKDLHAALSAALQRYQPEAVAVEGLFTHRNARSALVLGHARGVALLAAAQAGLPVHEYAPASVKKSVGASGAGGKDAVARMVRTLLGVEEATLERADASDALAVALCHLNQFRVGMPRASAPGNGKRKGAASVLADRLSSAYQRPETRR, from the coding sequence GTGCGGGTACTCGGCGTGGACCCTGGCAGCCGCTTCATGGGCTTCGGGGTGGTGGAGGAGAAGAAGGGCAAGCTCGTGCACCTGGGCCATGGCGTCATCAAGGTGGTGGAGTCCGCGCCCCTCGCTGAGCGCCTGAAGGACCTGCACGCCGCCTTGAGCGCCGCGCTCCAGCGCTACCAGCCGGAGGCCGTGGCCGTGGAAGGCCTCTTCACCCACCGCAACGCCCGGAGCGCCCTGGTGCTGGGCCATGCTCGCGGCGTGGCGCTGCTCGCCGCGGCGCAGGCGGGCCTGCCCGTGCACGAGTACGCCCCCGCCAGCGTGAAGAAGTCCGTGGGTGCCAGCGGCGCGGGCGGCAAGGACGCCGTGGCGCGCATGGTGCGCACGCTGCTCGGCGTGGAAGAAGCGACGCTGGAGCGCGCGGATGCCAGTGACGCGCTCGCCGTCGCGCTGTGCCACTTGAACCAGTTTCGCGTGGGGATGCCCCGCGCCAGCGCTCCCGGCAACGGCAAGCGCAAGGGGGCCGCGTCGGTGCTCGCGGACCGCCTGTCGTCCGCCTACCAGCGCCCGGAGACCCGTCGATGA
- the rtcR gene encoding RNA repair transcriptional activator RtcR, whose translation MAQKAKARRTVVIGMLGTTLDTGMGTHRWTRWRPTVSLCQQEDLLVHRLELLHPPHGTSLAAVIRDDIAQVSPETQVRLTSLPIRDPWNLEETYGALLDHVRAHAFHPEEEDYLVHITTGTHIAQICMFLLVESRLIPGRLVQTSPGKGKDHGAVGTHAIIDLDLSNYDTLAARFRQQQREGLSFLKSGIDTHNAAFNRIIERIEQVAVQSRAPLLLTGPTGAGKSRLAKRIYALKKARNQVTGPFVDLNCATLRGDGAMSTLFGHVKGAFTGAVGDRPGLMRQANSGVLFLDEIGELGADEQAMLLRALEDKRFLPVGADKEAESDFQLIAGTNRDLQLDVERGRFREDLLARINLWTFRLPALRERPEDIAPNLQYELDQASQALGTRVTMSKEAQEYFLRFATSPEARWSGNFRDLNAAVLRMSTLAAGGRMTRDVVDEELDRLRAQWRPAGTASTSAGEDVLVEVMGAVRAAELDRFDRVQLADVVAVCRSARSLSDAGRTLFAQSRAQKKSVNDADRLRKYLARFGLTWSEVSGRDAE comes from the coding sequence ATGGCTCAAAAGGCGAAGGCACGGCGGACGGTCGTCATCGGGATGCTGGGGACGACGCTGGACACGGGGATGGGGACGCACCGCTGGACGCGGTGGCGGCCCACGGTGTCGCTGTGCCAGCAGGAGGACCTGCTTGTGCACCGGCTGGAGCTGCTGCACCCGCCCCATGGGACGTCGCTGGCGGCGGTCATCCGGGACGACATCGCGCAGGTGTCCCCGGAGACGCAGGTGCGGCTCACGTCACTGCCCATCCGGGACCCATGGAACCTGGAGGAGACCTACGGCGCGCTGCTGGACCACGTGCGCGCGCACGCCTTCCACCCGGAGGAAGAGGACTACCTGGTGCACATCACCACGGGCACGCACATCGCGCAGATCTGCATGTTCCTCCTGGTGGAGAGCCGGTTGATTCCGGGCCGGCTGGTGCAGACGTCCCCGGGCAAGGGGAAGGACCACGGGGCGGTAGGCACGCACGCCATCATCGACCTGGACCTGTCGAACTACGACACGCTGGCGGCGCGCTTCCGGCAACAGCAGCGTGAGGGCCTGTCGTTCCTCAAGTCCGGCATCGACACGCACAACGCCGCGTTCAACCGGATCATCGAGCGGATTGAACAGGTGGCGGTGCAATCCCGAGCGCCGCTGCTGCTGACGGGCCCCACGGGCGCGGGCAAGTCGCGGCTCGCGAAGCGCATCTACGCGCTGAAGAAGGCGCGCAACCAGGTGACGGGCCCGTTCGTGGACCTGAACTGCGCCACGCTGCGCGGCGACGGCGCCATGTCCACGCTCTTCGGTCACGTGAAGGGCGCGTTCACGGGCGCGGTGGGAGACCGGCCCGGACTGATGCGGCAGGCGAACAGCGGCGTGCTGTTCCTGGACGAGATTGGAGAGCTGGGCGCGGACGAGCAGGCCATGTTGCTGCGCGCGCTGGAGGACAAGCGGTTCCTGCCGGTGGGCGCGGACAAGGAGGCGGAGAGCGACTTCCAGCTCATCGCGGGGACGAACCGCGACCTCCAACTGGACGTGGAGCGGGGGCGGTTCCGCGAGGACCTGCTCGCGCGCATCAACCTGTGGACCTTCCGGCTGCCCGCGCTGCGCGAACGTCCGGAGGACATCGCGCCCAACCTGCAATACGAACTGGATCAGGCGTCGCAGGCGCTGGGGACGCGGGTGACGATGAGCAAGGAGGCGCAGGAGTATTTCCTGCGCTTCGCCACGTCCCCCGAGGCCCGGTGGAGCGGCAACTTCCGCGACCTCAACGCGGCGGTGCTGCGCATGTCCACGCTGGCGGCCGGAGGGCGGATGACGCGCGACGTGGTGGACGAGGAACTGGACCGCCTGCGAGCACAGTGGCGGCCCGCGGGCACGGCGTCGACGTCCGCGGGCGAGGACGTGCTGGTGGAGGTGATGGGCGCGGTGCGGGCCGCGGAGCTGGACCGGTTCGACCGGGTGCAGCTCGCGGATGTGGTGGCGGTGTGCCGCTCCGCGCGCTCGTTGTCGGACGCGGGCCGGACGTTGTTCGCGCAGTCGCGTGCGCAGAAGAAGAGCGTCAACGACGCGGACCGGCTCCGGAAGTACCTGGCGCGCTTCGGTCTGACCTGGTCCGAGGTGAGCGGCCGCGACGCGGAGTGA
- a CDS encoding M24 family metallopeptidase: MNRWRAVLPALSLGCLVACATVPASAPATSPVPPPSQERALRESWLKERHGLLLDMMRRHGVAMWVVVNEEFHDDPLTAWVAPPLPYAGNRDVFVFVDAGDAGLQKVALTGYATEAVARFFEAPPVERKQAEALADLDARYHPRTIALAMDGRRGVTRSLTHDTYKWLVEALGPSAEARFVSAAPLIEEYLDTRLPGEFTPYRDLVVLTESLVKRALSNEVVVPGKTTVGDVRRWLYDALFDARVGTWFQPDLRVQRQGMKDGFSRGFLAVADEAVVIQRGDLLHVDFGVSALGLSTDWQKMAYVLKDGETDAPEGLKRALENTRTLQDALMLRASRPGRSSADVYDATMAEMKERGIEAKVYSHPLGAQGHALGASIDFRAASRSEAPRLLRKGSYLAVELNTVTPVPEWGGQQVAVMQEDPAYLTDEGWRFFVPRQDAFYLIH, encoded by the coding sequence ATGAACCGTTGGCGCGCAGTCCTACCCGCCCTGAGCCTGGGCTGTCTGGTGGCGTGTGCCACCGTCCCCGCGAGCGCTCCCGCCACGTCACCCGTGCCGCCGCCGTCCCAGGAGCGGGCCCTGCGTGAGTCCTGGCTGAAGGAGCGGCACGGGCTGCTGCTGGACATGATGCGCCGGCACGGCGTGGCCATGTGGGTCGTGGTCAACGAGGAGTTCCACGATGATCCGCTGACGGCCTGGGTCGCGCCGCCGCTGCCGTACGCGGGCAACCGCGACGTGTTCGTCTTCGTGGACGCGGGTGACGCGGGGCTCCAGAAGGTCGCGTTGACGGGCTACGCCACGGAGGCGGTGGCGCGCTTCTTCGAGGCGCCCCCGGTGGAGCGCAAGCAGGCGGAGGCGCTCGCGGACCTGGACGCGCGCTACCACCCGCGCACCATCGCGCTGGCCATGGACGGGCGGCGGGGCGTGACGCGCAGCCTGACGCACGACACCTACAAGTGGCTGGTGGAGGCGCTGGGCCCATCCGCGGAAGCGCGCTTCGTGAGCGCGGCGCCGCTCATCGAGGAGTACCTGGACACGCGGCTGCCTGGCGAGTTCACGCCCTACCGCGACCTGGTGGTGCTGACGGAGTCGCTGGTGAAGCGGGCGCTCTCCAACGAGGTGGTGGTGCCCGGCAAGACGACGGTGGGGGACGTGCGCCGTTGGCTCTACGACGCGCTGTTCGACGCGCGCGTGGGCACGTGGTTCCAGCCGGACCTGCGCGTGCAGCGGCAGGGCATGAAGGACGGCTTCTCCCGGGGCTTCCTGGCGGTGGCGGACGAGGCGGTGGTCATCCAGCGCGGCGACCTGCTGCATGTGGACTTTGGCGTCTCGGCGCTGGGGCTGAGCACGGACTGGCAGAAGATGGCGTACGTGCTGAAGGACGGGGAGACGGACGCGCCGGAGGGGTTGAAGCGCGCGCTGGAGAACACGCGGACGCTGCAGGACGCGCTGATGCTGCGCGCGTCGCGGCCGGGGCGCTCGTCGGCGGATGTCTACGACGCGACGATGGCGGAGATGAAGGAGCGGGGCATCGAGGCCAAGGTCTACAGCCATCCGCTGGGCGCGCAGGGGCACGCGCTGGGCGCGTCCATCGACTTCCGTGCGGCATCGCGCTCCGAGGCACCCAGACTGTTGCGCAAGGGCTCGTACCTAGCCGTCGAGCTCAACACCGTCACGCCCGTGCCAGAGTGGGGTGGGCAGCAGGTGGCGGTGATGCAGGAAGATCCGGCGTACCTGACGGACGAAGGCTGGCGGTTCTTCGTGCCGCGCCAGGACGCCTTCTATCTCATCCACTGA
- the rtcA gene encoding RNA 3'-terminal phosphate cyclase — MVRIDGSQGEGGGQVLRTALALSLVTGTPFEMVNVRAGRAKPGLLRQHLTALKAAEAVGAAEVTGAELGSKQLSFHPRALSAGNYHFAVGTAGSATLVLQTVLPALLHAEGASTLMLEGGTHNPAAPPFEFLEKAYLPLLRRMGPRVDVTLERPGYYPAGGGRFRVDIHPTKLQPLQLLERGRVLRTEAVAQVAAIPFDVAKRELDTVAAALKLRPDQQRPEELKRAFGPGNVLRVEVESEHVTEVFTGFGERGKRAEVVAEEVAAKVKRYLDAGVPVGEHLCDQLLLLCALAKGGNFRTVALDSHSLTQRETMAHFLDVKVDARELERDVHEVTVRA; from the coding sequence ATGGTTCGCATCGATGGTTCACAGGGGGAAGGGGGCGGCCAGGTGCTGCGCACGGCGTTGGCGCTGTCGCTGGTGACGGGCACGCCGTTCGAGATGGTCAACGTGCGCGCCGGCCGCGCCAAGCCGGGCCTGCTGCGCCAGCACCTCACCGCGCTGAAGGCCGCGGAGGCCGTGGGCGCCGCGGAGGTGACGGGCGCGGAGCTGGGCTCCAAGCAGCTGTCCTTCCATCCGCGCGCGCTGTCGGCGGGCAACTACCACTTCGCGGTGGGCACGGCGGGCAGCGCGACGCTGGTGCTCCAGACGGTGCTGCCCGCGCTGCTGCACGCGGAAGGGGCCTCCACGCTGATGCTGGAGGGTGGGACGCACAACCCGGCGGCGCCGCCGTTCGAGTTCCTGGAGAAGGCGTATCTGCCGCTCCTGCGCCGCATGGGACCGCGCGTGGACGTGACGCTGGAGCGGCCCGGCTACTATCCGGCGGGAGGGGGACGGTTCCGCGTGGACATCCATCCCACGAAGCTCCAGCCGCTCCAGTTGCTGGAGCGCGGCCGGGTGCTGCGCACGGAGGCCGTGGCCCAGGTGGCGGCCATCCCTTTCGACGTGGCGAAGCGCGAGCTGGACACCGTGGCCGCCGCGCTGAAGCTGCGTCCGGATCAGCAGCGGCCGGAGGAGCTCAAGCGCGCCTTCGGTCCGGGCAACGTGCTGCGCGTCGAAGTGGAGAGCGAGCACGTGACGGAGGTCTTCACCGGCTTCGGCGAGCGAGGCAAGCGCGCGGAAGTCGTGGCGGAGGAGGTCGCCGCGAAGGTGAAGCGCTACCTGGACGCGGGCGTGCCCGTGGGCGAGCACCTGTGTGATCAGCTCCTGCTGCTGTGTGCCCTGGCGAAGGGTGGCAACTTCCGCACGGTGGCACTGGACAGCCATTCGCTCACGCAGCGCGAGACGATGGCGCACTTCCTCGACGTGAAGGTGGACGCGCGGGAGCTGGAGCGCGACGTGCACGAGGTCACGGTGCGCGCCTGA
- a CDS encoding YebC/PmpR family DNA-binding transcriptional regulator — MSGHNRWSKLKRRNAVLGVAKGKLYSKAIKEMTVAARLGGGDPSSNARLRVAVALARESNIPRDTIERAIKKGTGELAGESYEEVTYEGYGPGGVALIIECLTDNRNRSASDVRNLLSNYGGNMGAEGAVGWMFHKKGVITVKPGPTEDQVMEQALDAGAEDVVDQGPDGFEVRTAPADLHTVGAKLEAAGLPLGEQKWTFVPQNTVKVEGDNAKRLLKLMDALDDNDDVQHVHANFEIDESLMESLST; from the coding sequence ATGTCCGGTCACAACCGCTGGTCGAAACTCAAACGCCGGAATGCCGTCCTGGGCGTGGCCAAGGGCAAGCTCTACTCCAAGGCCATCAAGGAGATGACCGTCGCCGCGCGCCTGGGCGGCGGTGACCCGTCCAGCAACGCCCGCCTGCGCGTAGCCGTGGCCCTGGCGCGCGAGTCGAACATCCCGCGCGACACCATCGAGCGCGCCATCAAGAAGGGCACGGGCGAGCTGGCCGGCGAGTCCTACGAAGAGGTGACGTACGAGGGCTACGGCCCCGGCGGCGTCGCGCTCATCATCGAGTGCCTCACGGACAACCGGAACCGCTCCGCCAGCGATGTGCGCAACCTCCTGAGCAACTACGGCGGGAACATGGGCGCGGAAGGCGCCGTGGGCTGGATGTTCCACAAGAAGGGCGTCATCACCGTGAAGCCCGGCCCCACCGAGGACCAGGTGATGGAGCAGGCCCTGGACGCGGGCGCGGAGGACGTCGTGGACCAGGGGCCGGATGGCTTCGAGGTGCGCACCGCTCCGGCGGACCTGCACACGGTGGGAGCGAAGCTGGAGGCCGCGGGCCTGCCCCTGGGCGAACAGAAGTGGACCTTCGTGCCGCAGAACACCGTGAAGGTGGAAGGCGACAACGCGAAGCGCCTGTTGAAGCTGATGGACGCGCTCGACGACAACGACGACGTGCAGCACGTGCACGCCAACTTCGAAATCGACGAGTCCCTGATGGAGTCGCTGTCCACGTAA